The proteins below come from a single Holdemania massiliensis genomic window:
- a CDS encoding DUF6096 family protein — protein MNETKRKPFAVWTVGETDYRLKLDTATIAELETKFKCNLLTLLESSGSMPALSVMLTIIHGAMKKFNHGVTYKEVQSLFDQYLDEGGSQVAFLSDIVLPVYQVSGFFSEAQTEVMDSQMAEVRENI, from the coding sequence ATGAATGAAACAAAAAGAAAGCCCTTTGCGGTCTGGACTGTTGGAGAAACCGACTACAGGCTTAAACTGGACACAGCCACGATCGCAGAACTAGAAACAAAGTTTAAATGCAATTTGCTGACCCTGCTGGAAAGCAGCGGCAGTATGCCGGCTTTGTCAGTCATGCTGACGATCATCCATGGGGCGATGAAAAAATTCAATCATGGCGTTACCTATAAAGAGGTTCAGAGTTTGTTTGATCAGTATTTGGATGAGGGCGGTTCTCAGGTAGCGTTTCTGTCAGATATTGTACTGCCGGTTTATCAGGTGTCCGGTTTTTTCTCGGAAGCTCAGACGGAAGTCATGGACAGCCAGATGGCGGAGGTTCGCGAGAATATCTAA
- a CDS encoding phage tail protein, with translation MNGITLEKLQVIIEAQTQDLRNELAKVKQQLTSTSAAVKKETGKIGNSFGGMMKKVMGLVGITAVVTSLKKVGSAAIEMASDLQEVQNVVDTAFGDMAYMVENFSKKAIDQFGMSELTAKRTASTYMAMSKGMGIAGDKAAKMAISVAGLTGDVASFYNVSQSVADTALKSIWTGETESLKQFGVVMTQTNLQQFAYSKGIQKTIADMDQAEQTTLRYMYVTEQLSLAQGDFSKTSGSWANQIRILQERWKQLLGIIGNGLVQVLTPVIQFINMIVSKLLWFAQVLQSVFRGLFGGGKADPVAGAAASASKAESAQNGYTNSLKKSDAQAKKNQKTLAGFDEINNINQPQSGAEGADMSGLGGDGFAIDFGDLGLDEEPDTSGIEKAAEKIRNIIKGVLDFLDENKAKILAIMGGVAAFLIALKWPAIAAAIGKIVMPLKKAFDWLKAFMSLASSEGIIGALKAAFLGFSTTGLIVAAVIGAVVAAVIYLWNTSDEFRNNVMAVVEGLMSVLNQLWQGVLVPIGNFILDLIDNVIMPLVNIIAQAVCAVVLELSGVLSALWVNILQPIAEFIVGVLSVCFQGLYDIWVAMLPAINEMMAILQTIWVDTLQPIAAFIADVLIVAIQLLGTIIQTVLTTAQTMFNKLVTFLTGTFAKSWETVWGGCKTVFATIWNTIIDIIETAVNFIIDAINWCIDQINKIHIDVPGWVTALTGMTTFGFNIARIERVSLPRIEMPKLANGGLAYGPTTAIVGDNPGASSDPEVIAPLSKLQNLMGFGSAETLNALNRLYDILLMIYEKDDTVIIDGESLADRINRINKDNDRRRGNPVFALER, from the coding sequence ATGAACGGAATCACTCTTGAAAAGCTGCAGGTCATCATCGAAGCGCAGACCCAGGATCTGCGCAACGAGCTTGCTAAAGTAAAGCAGCAGCTCACATCAACCTCAGCCGCAGTAAAAAAAGAAACCGGGAAGATCGGAAATTCCTTCGGCGGAATGATGAAAAAGGTCATGGGTTTGGTAGGAATTACCGCCGTTGTCACCTCTCTTAAGAAAGTAGGATCAGCCGCAATCGAGATGGCCAGTGATCTGCAGGAGGTGCAAAACGTCGTCGATACGGCGTTTGGTGACATGGCTTATATGGTTGAGAATTTCTCAAAGAAAGCGATCGATCAGTTCGGCATGTCGGAGCTGACGGCGAAGCGGACAGCGTCCACCTACATGGCCATGTCAAAGGGCATGGGAATCGCCGGGGACAAAGCGGCGAAGATGGCGATCAGTGTTGCGGGATTAACTGGCGATGTCGCTTCGTTTTACAATGTCAGCCAGTCGGTAGCGGACACAGCGCTGAAATCCATCTGGACAGGTGAGACAGAAAGCCTGAAGCAATTCGGCGTTGTCATGACGCAAACGAATCTGCAGCAGTTTGCTTATAGCAAAGGGATCCAGAAGACGATTGCCGACATGGATCAGGCAGAACAGACAACGCTGCGGTATATGTACGTCACTGAGCAGCTTAGTCTGGCTCAGGGTGACTTTTCCAAGACCAGCGGCAGCTGGGCAAACCAGATCCGCATCTTGCAAGAGCGCTGGAAGCAGCTGCTGGGGATCATCGGAAACGGTTTGGTTCAGGTGCTGACGCCGGTTATTCAGTTTATCAATATGATCGTTTCCAAGTTGTTGTGGTTTGCGCAGGTGCTGCAGTCTGTCTTCCGCGGCTTATTTGGCGGTGGTAAAGCGGATCCAGTAGCAGGCGCGGCTGCATCAGCGAGCAAAGCGGAATCCGCCCAAAACGGGTACACTAACTCGCTAAAAAAATCAGATGCTCAGGCTAAAAAGAATCAGAAAACTTTGGCCGGCTTCGATGAAATCAATAACATCAATCAACCGCAATCTGGAGCTGAGGGTGCTGATATGTCCGGGCTTGGCGGCGATGGATTCGCAATAGATTTCGGAGATCTCGGGCTGGATGAAGAGCCTGATACATCCGGAATTGAGAAAGCGGCCGAGAAGATCAGAAACATCATCAAGGGGGTGCTGGACTTCCTTGATGAGAATAAGGCTAAAATTCTTGCGATTATGGGTGGCGTTGCCGCCTTTTTAATTGCCTTGAAATGGCCTGCAATTGCAGCAGCGATTGGAAAGATTGTGATGCCGCTTAAAAAAGCATTTGACTGGTTAAAGGCGTTTATGAGCCTGGCGTCAAGCGAAGGGATCATCGGAGCTTTAAAAGCTGCCTTCTTGGGATTCAGTACAACAGGGCTGATTGTAGCGGCGGTCATCGGAGCTGTGGTAGCGGCGGTGATTTACCTCTGGAACACCTCAGACGAATTCCGCAACAATGTGATGGCTGTTGTGGAGGGCCTGATGTCAGTGTTGAATCAGTTGTGGCAAGGCGTGTTGGTACCGATCGGGAATTTTATCTTGGATTTGATCGACAATGTGATCATGCCGTTGGTCAATATCATCGCTCAAGCCGTTTGTGCTGTCGTTTTAGAGTTGAGTGGTGTATTATCCGCTTTATGGGTCAATATACTGCAGCCCATCGCTGAATTTATTGTGGGTGTTTTATCGGTTTGCTTCCAAGGATTGTATGATATCTGGGTGGCTATGCTGCCAGCGATCAATGAGATGATGGCAATCTTGCAGACAATTTGGGTTGACACACTGCAGCCGATTGCTGCTTTTATTGCGGATGTGCTCATTGTTGCTATTCAACTATTGGGTACAATCATCCAAACCGTTCTGACAACCGCGCAGACAATGTTTAATAAGCTGGTTACTTTCTTGACTGGTACCTTTGCAAAAAGCTGGGAAACCGTCTGGGGTGGCTGTAAAACTGTGTTTGCAACGATCTGGAACACGATTATCGACATCATAGAAACAGCTGTGAATTTTATCATCGACGCGATTAACTGGTGTATTGATCAAATTAATAAGATCCACATTGATGTGCCTGGGTGGGTTACGGCCTTAACCGGAATGACCACTTTTGGCTTTAATATCGCTCGTATAGAGCGTGTGTCGTTACCGCGGATTGAGATGCCGAAACTGGCCAACGGTGGTTTGGCCTACGGTCCTACTACGGCGATTGTCGGTGACAATCCAGGGGCATCGTCGGATCCAGAGGTTATCGCACCACTGTCTAAGCTGCAGAACTTAATGGGCTTCGGCAGCGCGGAAACGCTGAACGCTTTGAATCGTCTATACGATATCCTGCTCATGATTTATGAAAAGGACGACACCGTTATCATTGATGGGGAATCATTGGCCGATCGAATCAACAGGATCAACAAGGACAATGATCGCAGGCGGGGAAATCCGGTATTTGCCTTGGAAA